The Amycolatopsis mongoliensis genome includes a window with the following:
- a CDS encoding alpha/beta fold hydrolase, with protein sequence MDLPRNGTQLTDDLREVLRVAAPHVPVGHSLGGLHARLHEAVPRRGRRPRRQVLARAAGRHAAGVPGQVRPGARRVARRDPRPLLDRGYGREAFRQSLREPMNLPRLFGEVRAAGPDPDVPMAFVSAMGVDTFTEELAPPEARASLAESDRTKHRLYTDLAAALPRAEARRVDGAGHSDLAWLRPDAVVQAIRDTPSRG encoded by the coding sequence GTGGACCTGCCGCGCAACGGCACGCAGTTGACCGACGACCTGCGCGAGGTGCTGCGCGTCGCGGCCCCGCACGTCCCGGTCGGGCACTCACTCGGCGGCCTGCACGCGCGGCTCCACGAAGCGGTTCCCCGGCGGGGTCGCCGGCCCCGACGACAGGTTCTCGCCCGAGCAGCTGGACGCCATGCGGCCGGCGTACCGGGGCAGGTTCGGCCGGGCGCTCGCCGGGTGGCCCGCCGAGATCCGCGACCGCTGCTGGACCGGGGCTACGGCCGCGAGGCTTTCCGGCAGTCCCTGCGGGAGCCGATGAACCTGCCGCGGCTGTTCGGCGAGGTCCGCGCCGCCGGGCCCGATCCTGACGTGCCGATGGCCTTCGTGTCCGCCATGGGCGTCGACACGTTCACCGAGGAGCTGGCGCCGCCCGAAGCGCGCGCCTCCCTCGCCGAATCCGACCGGACCAAGCACCGCCTGTACACCGATCTGGCGGCGGCGCTCCCGCGAGCCGAGGCCCGCCGCGTGGACGGCGCCGGGCACTCGGACCTCGCCTGGCTCCGGCCGGACGCCGTGGTCCAGGCGATCCGGGACACGCCGTCACGCGGGTGA
- a CDS encoding vWA domain-containing protein, protein MGFRKRLPVVDLTDRRALASWRPASPAVITEAERLKEAALLDFGLTESVVGSWLFSRCRHQIATTAIDTAAVVASGDGTCLLLFNPEFFVGIGLDGVKFVLFHEARHLVHRHLFAEPELREDPVFTLAAEVVINHVAIVRLDRGLPVLAGKPTGIDPADIHARYVEDLTAQELEPLPYSDFIDTDLTVYTELKRMKQPPVPAPLCVHVTHRLPADQETVDAAVSSALLNSLLAARRGNGAAEAELLDLMGRTEDTASRIWGNLGAGALRGVTARTGKVDWWQRWLVDVLGSKLREGERLVYPKKRGAVLAVLGHEPMLSRRGPVRDKVLVIAYDTSGSMPPSVVDWMTELVGEIDGVQAHWLSFDGVVMPFRPGEPVYGGGGTSFQAVVDHVEGRSPVEGKYFEERPDAIVVLTDGYAPHVTPTEPDKWIWLITEGGDDWPDAHIPPMACHRVRPVTGRTR, encoded by the coding sequence GTGGGGTTCCGGAAACGGTTGCCGGTCGTCGACCTGACCGACCGGCGGGCGCTGGCGAGCTGGCGCCCGGCCTCGCCCGCGGTGATCACCGAGGCGGAACGGCTCAAGGAAGCCGCGCTGCTCGACTTCGGGCTCACCGAATCCGTGGTCGGCTCGTGGCTGTTCAGCCGGTGCCGGCACCAGATCGCCACGACGGCGATCGACACCGCCGCGGTCGTCGCGTCCGGCGACGGCACGTGCCTGCTCCTGTTCAACCCCGAGTTCTTCGTCGGAATCGGGCTCGACGGCGTCAAGTTCGTGCTGTTCCACGAAGCCCGGCACCTGGTGCACCGGCACCTGTTCGCCGAGCCGGAGCTTCGGGAGGACCCGGTGTTCACCCTCGCGGCCGAGGTGGTGATCAACCACGTCGCGATCGTACGGCTGGACCGGGGACTTCCCGTGCTGGCCGGGAAACCGACCGGTATCGACCCCGCGGACATCCACGCGCGCTATGTCGAGGACCTCACCGCGCAAGAGCTGGAGCCCTTGCCTTACAGCGACTTCATCGACACGGACCTGACCGTCTACACCGAACTCAAGCGCATGAAGCAGCCACCGGTGCCGGCGCCGTTGTGCGTGCACGTGACCCATCGGCTGCCGGCGGACCAGGAGACGGTCGACGCGGCCGTGTCGTCGGCGTTGCTGAACTCGCTGCTGGCGGCCCGTCGCGGCAACGGCGCCGCCGAGGCGGAGCTGCTCGACCTGATGGGGCGCACCGAGGACACGGCGAGCCGGATCTGGGGGAACCTCGGCGCGGGCGCGCTGCGGGGCGTGACGGCGCGGACCGGCAAGGTCGACTGGTGGCAGCGGTGGCTGGTCGACGTGCTCGGCTCGAAGCTGCGTGAAGGTGAGCGGCTGGTGTACCCGAAGAAACGCGGCGCGGTGCTGGCCGTGCTCGGTCACGAGCCGATGCTGTCGCGGCGCGGGCCGGTCCGGGACAAGGTACTGGTGATCGCGTACGACACGTCCGGGTCGATGCCGCCGAGTGTGGTGGACTGGATGACCGAGCTGGTCGGCGAAATCGACGGTGTGCAGGCGCACTGGCTGTCGTTCGACGGCGTGGTGATGCCGTTCCGGCCGGGTGAACCGGTGTACGGCGGTGGCGGCACCAGTTTCCAGGCCGTGGTGGACCACGTCGAAGGACGGTCCCCAGTGGAGGGAAAGTACTTCGAGGAACGCCCCGACGCCATCGTCGTGCTCACCGACGGATACGCCCCGCACGTCACACCGACCGAGCCGGACAAGTGGATCTGGCTGATCACCGAAGGCGGCGACGACTGGCCCGACGCGCACATCCCACCCATGGCCTGCCACCGA